From the bacterium genome, the window CAATTTAAAATCGACATTACTCCCAGTGATATTTAAAATTCAAATCCGCGAAAATCCGTCCGATCCGCGAAAATCCGCGTTCTATTAAATTTTGTGAATAGATCGGATTAAATTTGTGAAATGATCGGGACAAAAGAGTATTTCCACATCCGAAAAATCTGAAAATCTGGGTACTCCTCTCAAACCATATACAGTATGCCAGCTGACAGGTATCGGCGACCGCTATTCCGTCATTTTCCTGATTGTATCCCCGGAGATGCTAACGATATGAACTTCGAGCAGTACATCGGGGCAGGCCCGATTACGGGCATCGATTACGGCATGGGCAATTCCGCTGCAGCAGGGAACCTCCATACGCAGCACGGTGATTCGGACGGGTTTCGACTCCCGGAATATTTCGAGCAGTTTTTCACGGTAATATGGCAGATTATCCAGTTTCGGGCATCCGACCAGCACTGCCCTTCCTTTGAGATAACGGTGGTGGAAATCCGGCACTGCGAACGGAACACAGTCGGCGCACACGACAATATCAGCCCCTTTCAAAAACGGCGCTCGCGGCGGTACGAGCATGAGCTGCACGGGCCAGTGCCGAAGTTGCGAAGGTTCCGGTGTATCGGTCTTGACGGTGTCAGTATCTGCGGTATCGAAGGTGCGGGCAAGCGAACCCGGGCAGCCGCCGGAACACGCGGACAGCATATCGTCTGATCTGTGAGACTCAGGCGCCAAATATTTTTGAACTGCTTCTTCATCAAATTCGCCGGCCTCGCGTTCCTCGATGGAAAGAGCGCCCTCGGGGCACTCGCCGAGACACGCCCCGAGCCCGTCGCAGTAAGTCTCGCTCACCAGGCGGGCTTTCCCGTCGATAATTCTGAGCGCTCCCTCGACGCAGTTCGGAACGCACAGACCGCAGCCGGTACATTTTTCCTCGTCAATCTCTATAATTTTACGAATCATGTACTATCCTTTTACTTTCGGTTTCGCATGGGCGATATCGGACAGTTTTGTGGTGGTCAGATACTTCCTGACCGTAGTGTTCAATTCATCGAGAAGAGCGCCGAACACGCAGGTATCGAAGGAACACACCGGCGTCTCGAACAGGCAGGAGCTCGTTGACAATGGCCCCTCGAACAGCTCATAGATTTCGAGCATGCTTATGGCGCCGGGATCATTATCGAGCATGAATCCACCCCCGGGCCCGCGGGTCGATTTCACGAATCCCGCTTTTACAAGCCGCTGCATGACTTTCGACAGATGCGCTTCCGAGACACGATATTCCGTTGCGATTTCCCTGAGGGAAACCGTTCTGTCGGTGTGACCGGCACAGTAAACCAGTGCATGAAACGCCAGTATGGCGGCATCGGAGATATTGAGCACACGAGACATACGCCCTCCTATTTGGTATTCTGATACCATAATACCATAATTGAAGAACGTTGTCAAGCATTTTTTTTGTTATATTGACTATATTATTCAAAGAAATTTTTCACTCACCCCTTGATTCCCGTGAATGGGAAAGGGTTCAACTTTCCGGCGTCCGGATTGAAGCACCCCCTCGCCCATGCGCAGCGCGGGAGCAGGGGGGGGCAGGGGAGTGAGGGAGGAGCATATGAATGAATCAATAAAATGAGTATGCAAGTGAACATATTTTCTCTTGACAGGGGGAAAGATTTTACATTATTTACAGATATATTCTGAGCCGCATAAGATAACATAATAAAAAATAGCGTTTTGACACAATAATATGAAATATCAAGGGTTATTTACAATGTGAGACTCGTTATAAGGTTTTCTTGTACGGCACTTGGAACTCAACATGGTATGTTATGAAGATCAATGTAAAAAAATGTTGGTACAAAAAGCGAAGCGAAAGGATCAAATATAGATGACTAAACACGCACAACCACTTGCCGAAGTCTTTGGTCACCTTATAAGTGATCAGACGAAAAAGGCAGTCAGGTACCGTTCGCATCGCCTTTGTCCATTTAATAACAAAGTTCCAAATTGTACAAAAGACAAAGCCAAGAACCCCCTTGGTGTATGCAGTGTGTTCCATGATGGGTCCCCATCGATAACCTGCCCTATCCGATTTAGAGAGAATTGGCTTATTACCGATGATGCTGCTTCTTTTATCTTTGATGAAGGCACTGCATGGAGTTCCCTTACGGAAGTCCGCCTGAACGACGCTAATGGTAAGTCGGCTGGTAATATTGACATTGTTCTTATCGCATACGACAACAATGGGAAAATCATAGACTTTGGGGCTCTTGAAATACAAGCGGTTTACATTTCTGGAAATGTACGCGATCCATTCGAATACTTCATGAAAGATCCTAAAAATCGCGGACAAATGGATTGGTCAACTCAGCCGAACTATCCACGTCCAGACTATCTT encodes:
- a CDS encoding Rrf2 family transcriptional regulator; this encodes MSRVLNISDAAILAFHALVYCAGHTDRTVSLREIATEYRVSEAHLSKVMQRLVKAGFVKSTRGPGGGFMLDNDPGAISMLEIYELFEGPLSTSSCLFETPVCSFDTCVFGALLDELNTTVRKYLTTTKLSDIAHAKPKVKG
- a CDS encoding 4Fe-4S binding protein, with amino-acid sequence MIRKIIEIDEEKCTGCGLCVPNCVEGALRIIDGKARLVSETYCDGLGACLGECPEGALSIEEREAGEFDEEAVQKYLAPESHRSDDMLSACSGGCPGSLARTFDTADTDTVKTDTPEPSQLRHWPVQLMLVPPRAPFLKGADIVVCADCVPFAVPDFHHRYLKGRAVLVGCPKLDNLPYYREKLLEIFRESKPVRITVLRMEVPCCSGIAHAVIDARNRACPDVLLEVHIVSISGDTIRKMTE